From Sulfitobacter mediterraneus, a single genomic window includes:
- a CDS encoding flagellar motor protein MotB, with protein sequence MAAAAQPKIFKKIEVIEGGGHHGGGWKVAYADFMTAMMAFFLLMWILASSDEAKLRGIAEYFTNATMPGGSGVLDGATLGPPGTLTASNGSVVARGSELGKIDDPSPAKWEIRDVTPTSDPKEKVLGSKEGDHEHPAAADAAVEFSDSGKEGTAEGTGGEDAAMAEVREQDDNQFEELRKEIQHAMQANPDLKDLEANVIFEKTPDGLQILIVDQDGKPMFHSGRAEMAGATKTLMTKLGQSLSNIPNRMVLSGHTDAVPFADSTKYDNWDLSSDRANATRRVFEGSGVNRARIIRVSGLADTQLLVPENPEDPTNRRISILVQYRQKADMAPMVKEAKADMPAEKMDDPAPTEDHAETDMDTVQETQHAADHTEPEPSPLGDQVFQHLRSALR encoded by the coding sequence ATGGCAGCAGCAGCGCAGCCCAAGATTTTTAAGAAGATCGAAGTCATCGAAGGTGGCGGCCATCACGGTGGCGGCTGGAAAGTGGCTTACGCGGACTTCATGACAGCGATGATGGCGTTTTTCCTGCTTATGTGGATCCTCGCCAGCTCTGACGAAGCCAAATTGCGCGGCATCGCGGAATATTTCACCAATGCGACCATGCCCGGCGGCAGCGGCGTATTGGATGGTGCAACTCTCGGACCACCCGGCACATTGACCGCCTCAAACGGCAGTGTCGTGGCGCGTGGCTCCGAACTTGGCAAAATTGACGATCCCTCCCCCGCCAAATGGGAGATTCGCGACGTCACCCCCACATCCGACCCCAAGGAAAAAGTGCTCGGCTCCAAAGAAGGTGATCACGAACACCCCGCCGCTGCAGACGCCGCGGTAGAGTTCAGCGACTCCGGAAAAGAAGGCACCGCCGAGGGAACCGGTGGCGAAGACGCCGCGATGGCCGAAGTACGCGAACAAGATGACAACCAATTCGAAGAACTCCGCAAAGAAATTCAACATGCCATGCAGGCGAACCCTGATCTCAAGGATCTCGAAGCCAATGTTATCTTTGAGAAAACCCCGGATGGCCTGCAAATTCTGATTGTCGATCAGGACGGAAAACCGATGTTCCACAGCGGCCGCGCCGAAATGGCGGGTGCAACCAAAACCCTGATGACCAAGCTTGGGCAATCGCTTTCAAACATCCCCAATCGCATGGTCCTGTCTGGCCACACCGACGCCGTGCCATTCGCCGACAGCACCAAATACGACAACTGGGATCTGTCCTCGGATCGCGCCAATGCCACCCGCCGTGTGTTTGAAGGGTCCGGCGTAAACCGGGCCCGCATCATCCGGGTGTCAGGTCTGGCCGATACACAACTGTTGGTCCCGGAAAACCCGGAAGATCCGACCAACCGCCGCATCTCCATTCTGGTGCAGTACCGCCAAAAAGCCGACATGGCCCCGATGGTGAAAGAAGCCAAAGCGGATATGCCCGCGGAAAAGATGGATGATCCCGCGCCAACCGAAGATCACGCTGAAACTGATATGGATACGGTTCAAGAAACTCAGCATGCCGCGGATCATACAGAACCCGAACCAAGCCCTCTTGGCGATCAGGTCTTCCAACATCTGCGCAGCGCGCTGCGTTAA
- a CDS encoding flagellar motor switch protein FliM: MNQALAEEKVEADEVNLIDEIIRLSDFTFDRLPMLDIIGERLVENISIAFPDLMRALCEASLVQLDYIPMGQIIEGLPQNALLAVGTGHPFEGEIMLAIDRTLFMTSVELMLGGTAKQINDDDDDEYTAIELAFGERLAAAILAELQRALSVVGKAELELDRVDTDPDAASVAKHSALCARMKFSVAMAGHAGVLDVVIPYDALEPIRPDLGKIYFGDRGQAQNVWHDLISDQIERAHMELEVVMAEEAIPIQKIMSWQPGDTVEFGIEEGQDAIMTCADAPMFKVSLGKRNNGFVAVQITEKLSTLEVPENDGDDN, from the coding sequence GTGAATCAAGCACTGGCAGAGGAAAAGGTCGAAGCCGACGAGGTCAATCTCATAGACGAGATTATCCGTCTGTCGGATTTCACATTCGACCGTTTGCCGATGCTCGACATCATTGGCGAGCGGTTGGTCGAGAACATCTCGATCGCGTTTCCTGATCTGATGCGGGCGCTGTGCGAGGCGTCATTGGTGCAGCTGGATTACATCCCGATGGGCCAGATCATCGAGGGATTGCCACAAAACGCGCTGCTGGCAGTGGGCACCGGTCATCCCTTTGAGGGGGAGATCATGCTGGCCATTGACCGGACGCTGTTCATGACCTCGGTCGAATTGATGCTGGGCGGCACGGCCAAGCAGATCAACGATGACGACGATGACGAATATACCGCCATCGAACTGGCCTTTGGTGAACGGCTGGCGGCGGCCATTCTGGCAGAGCTTCAGCGGGCCTTGTCGGTTGTTGGCAAGGCGGAGCTTGAGCTGGACCGCGTGGATACCGATCCGGATGCGGCCAGTGTGGCCAAACATTCGGCGCTTTGTGCGCGGATGAAATTTTCCGTGGCGATGGCGGGTCATGCCGGGGTGCTGGATGTCGTGATCCCCTATGACGCGCTTGAGCCGATCCGCCCTGATCTTGGAAAGATCTATTTTGGCGACCGCGGTCAGGCGCAGAATGTCTGGCATGATCTGATCAGCGACCAGATTGAACGCGCACATATGGAATTGGAAGTGGTGATGGCCGAAGAGGCGATCCCGATCCAGAAGATTATGTCATGGCAGCCCGGTGATACCGTCGAGTTTGGGATCGAAGAAGGGCAGGACGCGATCATGACCTGCGCCGATGCGCCCATGTTCAAAGTGTCCCTTGGCAAACGCAACAACGGCTTTGTCGCCGTTCAAATTACAGAGAAACTCTCAACTTTGGAGGTGCCCGAAAATGATGGCGACGATAATTGA
- a CDS encoding winged helix-turn-helix domain-containing protein, translating to MNQDQNRFSSVLVTTDPALKTALSYLFSVILKYDFDVIEDFSQEGQDAALSLTPQALFVFPPKVKEEALALIERVKGKANPPVVIVLQNGVSEFGAQAFLAGADDVVDWPCSLHELALRLFVRLGQSPNTSSASVRDANWETEAYIAARAGLTTAEAQVMRVLFSHDGQIVTRDDLSYAVDARPWRYGDRKFDVHVAKIRKKLLDSFGSQMSVSTVRSSGYCLSTNGADLFNES from the coding sequence ATGAATCAGGACCAAAATCGCTTTTCTTCTGTGCTGGTCACCACCGACCCGGCGCTGAAGACTGCGTTGAGCTACCTGTTTTCTGTTATCTTAAAATACGACTTTGATGTCATCGAGGATTTTTCCCAAGAGGGGCAGGACGCGGCACTTTCTCTTACCCCTCAGGCGCTGTTTGTATTTCCACCCAAGGTCAAGGAAGAGGCTCTCGCGCTGATCGAGCGGGTGAAAGGAAAAGCGAACCCACCTGTGGTGATCGTGCTGCAGAATGGCGTGTCGGAATTTGGGGCACAGGCCTTTCTTGCCGGTGCGGATGATGTGGTTGACTGGCCTTGTTCGTTACATGAATTGGCGCTGCGTCTTTTTGTGCGGTTGGGGCAATCGCCCAATACCAGCTCGGCTTCGGTTCGGGATGCCAATTGGGAGACCGAAGCCTATATCGCGGCGCGAGCCGGCCTGACGACAGCCGAGGCGCAGGTGATGCGGGTTTTGTTCAGCCATGATGGGCAAATCGTGACGCGAGACGACCTGAGCTATGCGGTGGATGCGCGGCCCTGGCGGTATGGTGATCGCAAGTTTGATGTCCATGTTGCGAAAATCCGGAAAAAACTGCTGGATTCATTTGGTTCCCAGATGTCGGTTTCGACCGTGCGGTCCTCGGGGTATTGCCTGTCGACGAACGGCGCGGATCTGTTCAACGAAAGCTGA
- a CDS encoding flagellar basal body-associated FliL family protein has translation MAGKAKEKRKPEAAAAGDTPEAKPKGSKKMLVAAMAFCLVSLGAGFFLARMAYMQDAEAYEPEYKDEDEAHGDDHGDEKDDGHGGKDDHAKKGNGITDPLAKDGHEAEKAEALKAKDDGGHSEASHDSGLLDFGEMLTNIEGYDVQGAPTRAFLKVNLVVAYRPDEGASEIMEERQAFMRDLFNSYLRGLTEADVRGMAGLLFVKAELLKRARAAAGSDLPQEILIKDLIVQ, from the coding sequence ATGGCTGGCAAGGCAAAAGAAAAGCGCAAACCGGAGGCGGCGGCAGCGGGAGACACACCGGAGGCCAAACCCAAAGGTTCGAAAAAGATGCTCGTGGCGGCCATGGCGTTTTGCCTGGTGTCGCTTGGTGCGGGCTTTTTCCTGGCGCGGATGGCCTACATGCAGGACGCCGAAGCCTATGAGCCAGAGTACAAGGATGAAGATGAGGCGCATGGCGACGATCACGGCGATGAAAAGGACGATGGTCACGGCGGCAAGGATGATCACGCGAAAAAGGGCAATGGCATCACCGACCCGCTGGCCAAGGATGGCCATGAGGCCGAAAAGGCCGAGGCACTAAAGGCCAAGGATGATGGTGGCCATAGTGAGGCATCCCATGACAGTGGGCTGCTGGATTTTGGTGAGATGCTGACCAACATCGAAGGCTATGACGTGCAGGGTGCGCCAACGCGCGCGTTTCTCAAGGTCAATCTTGTGGTGGCCTATCGCCCAGATGAGGGCGCATCGGAAATCATGGAAGAACGCCAGGCGTTCATGCGCGATCTGTTCAACTCTTACCTGCGTGGGCTGACCGAGGCGGATGTGCGCGGGATGGCAGGGCTGCTTTTTGTGAAGGCGGAGTTGCTCAAACGGGCGCGGGCGGCAGCGGGCAGTGATCTGCCGCAGGAAATTCTCATCAAAGATCTGATTGTTCAGTAA
- the fliP gene encoding flagellar type III secretion system pore protein FliP (The bacterial flagellar biogenesis protein FliP forms a type III secretion system (T3SS)-type pore required for flagellar assembly.), with protein MLPRFASLSRRAFAPLAAAALIVLLGVQLASAQDSEIGGLIRDLSTTLGNTEPGSDAGASLSGRLIQLFAVITFLSVAPGLLVVMTSFTRFVIVFAMLRLALGLNQTPPNIVLNAMALFMTFFVMQPVFDDAWQGGVQPLIRNAITEEQAMQNIAEPFREFMLVNTRDKDLQLFQDIAGESPDPADGPDAVPSWRVLVPGFMISELRRAFTIGFLIYLPFVAIDLIVASVLMSAGMMMLPPVLVSLPFKVIFFVLIDGWYMLAGSLIQSYLSG; from the coding sequence ATCTTGCCGCGTTTCGCCTCTCTTTCGCGCAGGGCATTTGCCCCGCTGGCGGCCGCCGCGCTGATTGTCCTGCTCGGCGTGCAATTGGCCAGCGCCCAAGACAGCGAAATCGGCGGTCTGATCCGCGATCTGTCCACCACTCTGGGCAACACCGAACCCGGCAGCGACGCGGGCGCCAGCCTGTCCGGGCGCTTGATCCAGCTCTTTGCGGTCATCACATTCCTCAGTGTGGCGCCGGGTCTTCTGGTTGTGATGACCAGCTTCACACGTTTTGTCATTGTCTTTGCGATGCTGCGCCTCGCCTTGGGCTTGAACCAGACACCGCCCAACATTGTGCTCAACGCCATGGCGCTTTTCATGACGTTCTTTGTGATGCAGCCGGTGTTCGATGACGCATGGCAGGGCGGCGTGCAGCCCTTGATCCGCAATGCCATCACCGAAGAACAGGCCATGCAGAACATCGCAGAGCCGTTCCGCGAGTTTATGCTGGTCAACACCCGAGACAAAGATCTGCAACTGTTTCAGGACATCGCCGGAGAAAGCCCCGATCCGGCCGATGGCCCTGACGCTGTGCCCAGCTGGCGCGTGCTGGTGCCGGGTTTCATGATCTCGGAATTGCGCCGCGCGTTTACAATCGGATTTCTGATCTACCTGCCTTTTGTCGCGATTGACTTGATCGTCGCCTCAGTCTTGATGAGTGCGGGCATGATGATGCTCCCGCCGGTCTTGGTCTCGCTGCCCTTCAAGGTCATCTTCTTTGTCTTGATCGACGGGTGGTACATGCTCGCCGGATCGCTCATTCAGTCATATTTATCTGGTTAA
- a CDS encoding DUF1217 domain-containing protein codes for MISISGLTSQTALRLIDVTRDRQIEVMRDDPVNKRGEEAFRERIASITTPEELVADFEVYSFVMKAFDLEDQIFGKGMVRKILESDPVEETSLLNRLTDSRFREMHLSMEFTTEDGPQTPNFSNEAWVDEIVDRFYNRQFINENDNQNGTVGTVLEFREEVAGLNSWFEVLADAKLTKFFQITLNLPEQISGLDLEVQKKLFEEKYDLADLADPAEQERMITRYMAISDVLNPPQFSAGSPAVSILQSASFGAQFVPITLDVATVTFSASQLYR; via the coding sequence ATGATCAGCATCTCGGGACTTACCAGCCAGACCGCATTGCGGCTGATTGACGTCACGCGAGATCGCCAGATCGAAGTGATGCGCGACGATCCCGTGAACAAACGCGGCGAAGAGGCATTCCGTGAGCGGATTGCCAGTATCACCACGCCAGAAGAGCTGGTTGCGGACTTCGAAGTTTATAGCTTTGTGATGAAAGCCTTTGACCTTGAAGATCAGATTTTCGGCAAGGGTATGGTGCGCAAAATCCTGGAAAGTGATCCGGTTGAAGAGACATCGCTGTTGAACCGGCTGACGGATTCGCGGTTCCGCGAGATGCATCTGTCGATGGAGTTCACCACAGAAGATGGTCCGCAAACACCTAATTTTTCGAATGAAGCCTGGGTGGATGAGATTGTTGACCGGTTCTATAACCGGCAGTTCATCAATGAGAATGACAACCAGAATGGCACGGTGGGTACTGTGCTTGAATTCCGCGAAGAGGTTGCGGGGCTGAACAGTTGGTTTGAAGTGCTGGCCGATGCAAAACTGACAAAGTTTTTCCAGATCACCCTGAATCTGCCAGAGCAAATTTCTGGTCTTGATCTGGAAGTGCAGAAGAAGCTGTTTGAGGAAAAATATGACCTCGCGGATCTTGCCGATCCGGCCGAACAAGAGCGGATGATCACCCGCTACATGGCGATTTCTGACGTGTTGAACCCGCCGCAGTTCTCGGCGGGCAGTCCTGCGGTGAGCATCTTGCAATCCGCAAGTTTCGGTGCGCAGTTCGTGCCGATCACGCTGGATGTGGCGACCGTGACATTCTCGGCATCGCAGCTTTATCGCTGA
- a CDS encoding FliM/FliN family flagellar motor switch protein, producing MVDEKQEAAEMNTPQSAQIDPDELAPEAPAEKPPTAKKGEGKSLDAIFGVKLDVRVVLGRSRMPISELLDLTKGSVIELDRRIGEPVDIMINDRMVARGDLVRVQGDMLGVALREIVKDFITDA from the coding sequence ATGGTAGACGAAAAACAGGAAGCTGCCGAAATGAACACCCCTCAATCGGCACAGATCGACCCCGATGAACTGGCCCCCGAAGCGCCAGCAGAAAAACCGCCGACAGCCAAGAAAGGCGAGGGCAAAAGCCTTGATGCAATCTTTGGTGTCAAACTGGATGTGCGTGTCGTCCTGGGCCGCAGCCGCATGCCGATCTCGGAATTGCTCGACCTGACCAAGGGCTCGGTGATCGAACTGGACCGCCGCATTGGCGAACCTGTTGATATCATGATCAATGATCGCATGGTGGCCCGCGGCGACCTGGTGCGCGTACAAGGCGATATGCTGGGTGTGGCGCTGCGGGAAATCGTCAAAGACTTCATCACAGACGCCTGA
- a CDS encoding flagellar biosynthesis repressor FlbT, protein MALRLTLKPNERILINGCVVRNADRRQMLIIENHADIVREADLLDESEARSPVKEVYYFIQAALLDPNVRGKLVPIIQKKLGKLVPVFHDDMSQHIFEAASQVSHADFYKAMRALRPVMDYETQLFDVLQAKNAATAAE, encoded by the coding sequence ATGGCTTTGCGATTGACCCTGAAACCAAACGAACGGATCTTGATCAACGGCTGCGTGGTGCGCAATGCGGATCGCCGGCAGATGCTGATCATCGAAAACCACGCCGATATTGTCCGCGAGGCGGATCTCTTGGATGAATCCGAAGCGCGTTCGCCTGTGAAAGAAGTCTATTACTTCATTCAGGCGGCCCTGCTTGATCCGAATGTACGGGGCAAGCTTGTCCCGATTATCCAGAAAAAACTGGGCAAGTTGGTGCCCGTTTTCCACGACGATATGAGCCAGCACATCTTTGAGGCGGCAAGCCAGGTGTCTCATGCGGATTTTTACAAGGCGATGCGGGCGCTGCGCCCTGTGATGGACTACGAGACGCAGTTGTTTGACGTGCTACAGGCGAAAAATGCGGCGACCGCCGCAGAATAG
- a CDS encoding flagellar biosynthesis regulator FlaF yields the protein MSVAAYKRTISHTEAPRQIERRILAQVTSELEQQFDAFDNAERKIDRLQVLADGLRHSLWRNQQVWATFKMDLMEKENNLSPELRASLVSLAIWVEGHTQSVMAGGKNVKPLIDINRSIIDGLGGRAFDTAAE from the coding sequence ATGAGTGTAGCCGCATATAAGCGGACCATCTCGCACACGGAAGCGCCGCGTCAAATTGAGCGCCGCATCCTTGCGCAGGTGACTTCAGAACTGGAACAACAGTTTGACGCTTTCGATAACGCCGAACGGAAAATTGACCGTTTGCAGGTACTTGCAGATGGACTTCGCCATTCGCTGTGGAGAAATCAACAGGTTTGGGCGACGTTCAAAATGGATCTCATGGAGAAAGAAAACAACTTGAGCCCCGAATTGCGGGCCTCATTGGTGTCTTTGGCCATTTGGGTGGAAGGTCATACGCAGAGCGTTATGGCGGGTGGCAAAAACGTTAAGCCCCTTATCGATATTAACCGTAGCATCATCGACGGTCTTGGCGGCCGCGCGTTTGATACAGCAGCGGAGTGA
- a CDS encoding flagellar motor switch protein FliG yields the protein MNQFVPFRKHRRMSGAQKSAILFLCLGEERGGALMQKLDVSEIRQITTAISTMGEVDASIVEEIMVEFGQKVSQIGGVVGSIEAARGLLKEFLPEERVAEILQEIDGNTTDNVWRDLSDLDEKQLVEFLRKEHNQTVAVILSRIRPDAAAKVLPLLGADRATDLIERVMEMDNLPNDTIMNIENTLRDDVLAKAGRSAEARVEGQLVSIFNKLDEDLFGNLSRELEQRQPDQFRAIKQKMFVFDDLMKFEAVTLGKIMREVTGNTLPLALRGAKKEVREHFLESLPSRSRGMLQEEMESMGPVKSKDVKRAQSELVEAALRLVSEGAIEMPDDGEDMMDDAAD from the coding sequence ATGAATCAATTCGTCCCCTTCCGCAAACACCGCCGCATGTCGGGCGCTCAGAAATCGGCAATTCTGTTCCTCTGCCTTGGGGAAGAACGCGGCGGCGCATTGATGCAGAAACTGGACGTGTCAGAGATCCGCCAGATCACCACCGCCATCTCCACCATGGGCGAAGTGGACGCCAGCATCGTCGAAGAAATTATGGTCGAGTTCGGTCAGAAGGTCAGCCAGATCGGCGGTGTTGTCGGCTCAATCGAAGCGGCCCGCGGCTTGCTCAAGGAATTTTTGCCAGAAGAACGTGTGGCAGAGATTTTGCAAGAGATCGACGGCAACACCACTGACAATGTCTGGCGCGATCTGTCCGATCTGGACGAGAAACAATTGGTCGAATTCCTGCGCAAGGAACACAATCAAACCGTCGCTGTGATCCTGTCCCGCATTCGCCCGGATGCTGCCGCCAAGGTCTTGCCGCTGCTGGGGGCCGACCGCGCCACCGATCTGATTGAGCGGGTGATGGAGATGGACAACCTGCCCAACGACACCATCATGAACATCGAAAACACCCTGCGGGATGATGTGTTGGCCAAGGCCGGTCGCAGCGCCGAGGCCCGCGTCGAAGGACAGCTGGTATCAATCTTCAACAAGCTGGACGAGGATCTGTTTGGCAACCTGTCCCGCGAACTGGAACAACGCCAGCCGGATCAATTCCGTGCCATCAAGCAAAAAATGTTTGTATTTGATGACCTTATGAAATTCGAGGCCGTCACACTGGGCAAGATCATGCGCGAGGTGACGGGCAACACCCTGCCGCTTGCCCTGCGCGGCGCCAAAAAAGAAGTCCGCGAACATTTCCTTGAATCTCTGCCATCGCGGTCTCGTGGCATGCTGCAAGAAGAGATGGAATCGATGGGGCCGGTCAAATCCAAAGACGTCAAACGCGCGCAATCGGAATTGGTCGAAGCGGCACTGCGATTGGTGTCTGAAGGTGCCATCGAGATGCCCGATGACGGTGAAGACATGATGGACGATGCCGCCGACTAA
- a CDS encoding MucR family transcriptional regulator — translation MENKNTVDPSDAALKVLSAFASRENATVEDVLSLARQLPNAMSGITGAIANAGEAPKPPVPTAVMAHPAVPVSKSVTNDTVTCLCCGRSFTMLKRHLKAEHGLTEDQYRLQFDLPEDHPLVAPNYSIRKAEYAKRIGLGKYARDDSTQQSGRPSV, via the coding sequence GTGGAAAACAAAAACACAGTTGATCCATCCGATGCCGCGCTGAAAGTACTGAGCGCCTTTGCGTCTCGCGAAAATGCAACAGTAGAAGACGTGCTCTCGCTGGCCCGGCAATTGCCAAACGCCATGAGCGGCATAACCGGCGCAATTGCCAACGCAGGCGAAGCGCCCAAACCGCCCGTTCCAACCGCTGTCATGGCCCATCCGGCGGTTCCGGTTTCCAAATCCGTAACCAATGACACCGTCACCTGCTTGTGTTGTGGCCGGTCCTTTACGATGCTCAAGCGTCACCTCAAGGCGGAACATGGCCTGACCGAAGATCAATACCGCCTGCAATTTGATCTGCCAGAAGACCACCCGCTGGTCGCGCCAAACTATTCCATCCGCAAGGCCGAATACGCCAAACGGATCGGTCTTGGGAAATATGCCCGCGATGACAGCACCCAGCAAAGCGGCAGACCCTCGGTCTGA
- the fliF gene encoding flagellar basal-body MS-ring/collar protein FliF, which yields MQGLIDNLMALGRQRLLILAGTAVGVILAMLLGLNAVATPDYAPIYSNLSVTSANSIEATLANAGFKVSVSEDGSSVSVPRPDAARARMVLAESGVAIDGDPGWELFDEKSGLAMNSFLQKINRMRAMEGELARSIQTIDGISTARVHLVLPDREPFSREAPAPRASIIVRPEPGRAVTRKQAVAVRTLVASAVAELDLARVTVLSASGETILAEGTDGNGQATIQSAKAGIENRLGQEIQNILTARVGAGNARVRVNVDLVTQREVIVEQTFDPDQQVVRSTENKSESQSGTEDGGNVGIENNIPAALGGDGPGTTSSRSESDELVQYEIGNTRREIIREAGDVRRMTVAVLINGIYNVDGSDVTYAERTPEELDRLTELVKSAVGFQENRGDSVSVDSMRFMDYSMELGDPVEMSLMDNLSENIVTIIRSVMALLIVGLVMVMGVRPVLRRLNPPEQIEADPETTGGAPALPAGDAADAEALAAGTAGMQALPNGENPPGTAALPGTGRAAANGVDARDLLADDYDDDEDHEFVEKQGIRGNLRKKKIDNIQRLADEKPEEVLRVLRSWLMTEAEA from the coding sequence GTGCAGGGTTTGATTGACAATTTGATGGCGCTTGGGCGCCAACGGCTGCTTATCCTTGCGGGGACCGCCGTGGGGGTTATCCTTGCGATGCTGCTGGGCCTCAACGCCGTGGCGACCCCCGATTACGCGCCGATCTACTCAAATCTCTCGGTCACGTCCGCCAATTCCATCGAGGCCACGCTGGCCAACGCCGGTTTCAAGGTGTCGGTCTCCGAAGACGGGTCCAGCGTTTCCGTACCCCGCCCCGATGCCGCCCGTGCGCGAATGGTTCTGGCCGAATCCGGCGTTGCGATTGACGGCGATCCGGGTTGGGAGCTGTTTGACGAAAAAAGCGGCTTGGCGATGAACTCCTTCCTGCAAAAGATCAACCGCATGCGCGCAATGGAGGGTGAGCTGGCCCGCTCGATCCAAACCATTGATGGCATTTCCACGGCGCGGGTGCATTTGGTCCTGCCTGACCGCGAACCCTTTTCGCGAGAGGCACCGGCACCCCGCGCCTCTATCATTGTGCGCCCCGAACCGGGCCGCGCTGTCACCCGCAAGCAAGCTGTCGCGGTGCGCACTCTGGTCGCTTCCGCCGTGGCGGAGCTTGATCTGGCACGTGTCACCGTCCTGTCTGCCAGCGGCGAAACCATCCTCGCCGAAGGGACAGACGGCAACGGCCAGGCGACAATTCAATCCGCCAAGGCCGGGATCGAAAACCGTTTGGGCCAGGAAATTCAAAACATCCTGACCGCACGCGTCGGCGCGGGTAACGCGCGGGTTCGGGTCAATGTCGATCTCGTGACACAACGAGAAGTCATTGTAGAACAAACATTTGACCCGGATCAGCAAGTCGTGCGGTCCACCGAAAACAAATCCGAAAGCCAAAGCGGCACCGAGGATGGCGGCAACGTCGGCATCGAAAACAACATCCCCGCAGCCTTGGGCGGAGATGGCCCGGGCACCACCTCCAGCCGCTCTGAATCTGACGAGCTGGTGCAATATGAGATCGGCAACACACGCCGCGAGATTATCCGCGAGGCCGGTGATGTGCGCCGCATGACAGTCGCGGTCTTGATCAACGGAATTTACAACGTCGACGGCTCCGACGTGACCTATGCAGAACGCACACCCGAAGAACTGGACCGCCTGACAGAGCTGGTCAAATCCGCGGTCGGCTTTCAGGAAAATCGCGGTGACAGCGTATCCGTCGATAGCATGCGGTTCATGGATTACTCCATGGAACTTGGCGATCCGGTTGAAATGTCCCTGATGGACAACCTCTCTGAGAACATCGTCACTATCATCCGAAGCGTCATGGCACTGTTGATTGTTGGGCTGGTCATGGTGATGGGCGTGCGCCCCGTCCTGCGCCGCCTCAACCCGCCAGAACAGATCGAAGCGGACCCCGAAACCACCGGCGGCGCCCCTGCCCTTCCTGCTGGCGATGCGGCTGATGCAGAGGCTTTGGCAGCCGGAACAGCGGGCATGCAAGCCCTGCCCAATGGCGAAAACCCGCCCGGCACCGCCGCCCTTCCCGGAACAGGCCGCGCCGCCGCAAACGGCGTAGATGCACGGGATTTGCTTGCCGATGACTATGACGACGATGAAGATCACGAATTTGTCGAGAAACAGGGCATTCGCGGCAATCTGCGCAAGAAAAAAATTGATAATATCCAACGCCTTGCCGATGAGAAGCCCGAAGAGGTTCTGCGCGTTCTACGTTCATGGTTGATGACTGAGGCCGAGGCATGA
- a CDS encoding FliH/SctL family protein, with translation MIDLFQRNFDTEPAEKPKDSPQDKMNELAAFAEQELRIKEARQEGFEAGRSVGRQDAQGEYDAAREERLTQERSAIRDQLNAVLEQDAELRRTSERDIVELFLGIAERLVPELLENYGTDLAIERIRQSVALARTDPVLTIRACPDVAEALQSEAPEWLASATRTAQIDVVADPELSRSAAQVRWKGGRLDYDIEQASIAVLASLATAAKEFNEDTGKAG, from the coding sequence ATGATCGACCTGTTTCAGCGCAACTTTGACACTGAGCCGGCGGAAAAGCCCAAGGACTCGCCCCAAGATAAAATGAACGAACTCGCGGCCTTTGCAGAACAGGAGCTGCGCATCAAAGAAGCCCGACAAGAGGGCTTTGAAGCAGGCCGTTCAGTTGGACGGCAGGATGCCCAAGGCGAATATGACGCTGCCCGTGAAGAGCGGCTCACTCAGGAACGCTCAGCCATCCGCGATCAGCTAAACGCCGTGCTTGAACAAGATGCCGAACTGCGCCGCACATCCGAACGGGATATCGTGGAATTGTTCTTGGGAATCGCCGAACGATTGGTGCCGGAACTTCTTGAAAACTACGGCACAGATCTGGCCATCGAACGCATCCGTCAAAGTGTGGCCCTTGCACGAACCGATCCGGTCCTGACCATTCGCGCCTGCCCGGACGTGGCCGAAGCCCTGCAATCCGAAGCGCCCGAATGGCTCGCCTCCGCCACCCGCACAGCGCAAATTGACGTGGTTGCAGACCCTGAACTATCGAGAAGTGCCGCACAGGTCAGATGGAAGGGCGGGCGTCTGGATTACGACATCGAACAGGCCAGCATCGCGGTGCTTGCCTCCCTTGCCACTGCGGCAAAAGAATTCAACGAAGACACTGGGAAAGCTGGATAA